One Cydia pomonella isolate Wapato2018A chromosome 15, ilCydPomo1, whole genome shotgun sequence DNA window includes the following coding sequences:
- the LOC133525617 gene encoding interferon regulatory factor 2-binding protein-like A, protein MSVMQKRQHCYLCDLPRMPWAMLHEFSEAVCRGCVNYEGADRIEVVLESTRQLKRAHGFQEGRGPTHAKGAHRAPLEAHQNGAETVARGQPAPPAHHAPTTAFTLHHPRPTASAGLLAEYSGRREELEGRRLAHLPAHHLPTHGGARLAPGLTLKRQLDDDDHQNHHEPAKRLLEEHARPPLTRGDSLPAVSLAAPFAPDRVFKQEKHPHRTPSFDASSFKSNGYGNSAPLTNGSAGSPLGRAAGSPPVTGAGAGPSPMAALMSVADTLPPGSPRSAGGSPPQPPPQRSASRSSQHSPNSSGSNGGRRSSGSRHVSSTTSVSSTEAGEGADAAAPAPAPLLKCTLCQERLEDTHFVQCPSQPHHKFCFPCSRDSIKRQQGSEVYCPSGEKCPLANSTVPWAFMQGEIATILGEEFKPKKERET, encoded by the exons ATGTCGGTTATGCAGAAAAGGCAGCACTGCTACTTGTGCGACTTGCCCCGCATGCCGTGGGCAATGTTGCACGAGTTCTCGGAGGCGGTCTGCCGAGGGTGCGTCAATTACGAGGGCGCGGACAGGATCGAGGTGGTCCTGGAATCTACGCGGCAGTTGAAGCGCGCCCATGGTTTCCAGGAGGGTCGCGGTCCGACACATGCCAAGGGTGCCCATCGGGCACCTCTGGAGGCCCACCAAAATGGAGCCGAAACGGTAGCTAGAGGACAACCAGCGCCGCCAGCTCACCATGCGCCCACGACAGCATTTACCCTCCATCATCCACGTCCGACGGCTAGCGCTGGTCTTCTGGCGGAATATAGTGGTCGCCGTGAGGAGCTAGAAGGTAGAAGACTAGCGCACTTGCCGGCACACCACTTGCCGACGCACGGTGGCGCACGGCTAGCGCCTGGTCTTACGTTGAAGCGACAGTTGGACGACGACGATCACCAAAACCATCACGAGCCCGCCAAGCGATTGCTCGAAGAGCATGCTCGGCCGCCGCTAACTCGAGGCGATTCCTTACCTGCGGTCTCTCTCGCAGCTCCGTTTGCCCCGGATCGCGTTTTCAAACAAGAAAAACACCCTCACCGTACACCGTCGTTTGATGCTTCATCATTCAAATCAAACG GGTACGGAAACAGTGCGCCACTAACTAACGGCTCGGCGGGTTCACCTCTCGGGCGCGCCGCCGGATCACCACCCGTGACGGGTGCCGGCGCTGGGCCCTCGCCCATGGCCGCGCTCATGTCCGTGGCCGACACGCTGCCCCCGGGCTCTCCGCGGTCCGCCGGCGGCTCGCCCCCGCAGCCTCCTCCACAACGTTCCGCCAGCCGCTCCAGCCAACACTCACCCAACTCCTCAG GCTCAAACGGCGGGCGGCGGTCGTCGGGCTCGCGGCACGTGTCCTCGACGACGTCGGTGTCGTCGACGGAGGCGGGCGAGGGCGCGGACGCGGCGGCTCCCGCGCCTGCCCCGCTGCTCAAGTGCACGCTCTGCCAGGAGCGCCTTGAGGACACTCACTTCGTGCAGTGCCCCAGCCAGCCGCACCACAAGTTCTGCTTCCCCTGCTCCCGGGACTCCATCAAGCGACAGCAAGGATCTGAG GTATACTGTCCAAGTGGAGAAAAGTGCCCATTGGCAAACTCGACAGTTCCGTGGGCGTTCATGCAGGGCGAGATAGCGACGATACTCGGCGAGGAGTTTAAGCCGAAGAAGGAGCGGGAGACCTAG